In Setaria viridis chromosome 5, Setaria_viridis_v4.0, whole genome shotgun sequence, the genomic stretch ATGGTATGTCAGTATAATAATGTAGTGGCTTTAGCACCATGACATATTGTGTCACTAGTGTAATTTGCACATCTGAAAAGATTTCTGGTATTGTTATGCTGTGTTGTCCATTGATGGGGGCTTATAGGGAAGAAAATGACAAAGTTCAAGTAGAGAGACATAATAAGTGTATGCTCAGACAAGCTCATTGGAGGTTGCTTGTTTACTTGGCTAATTACATAGGCAAGTTATGGAGTTCTTATGGATGTACTGGTGGTTCATGACTCTTATGTTTCATGTTGTTTAAATTTGGTTGGCCAATGTTACATCCCACATCAATTCCAGTTCTGGTAACCTATTGTCTCATGATCCACTTGTCATCTGTGTGGAGGATAGTTTAGTTGGAAGCGGCAACACGCTATAGGGACCTAATTTTCTCGTTTGGATCAACTTGTTCAATCACTGGTTGCAGCATCTTGCTATTCCCATTGTGGAATATATGATGTACAATCAAGTTTTTCGCTGCTAAATGTTCATTTTGCTTCTTACTCTGTTGATTTATGATGAAAATAATAATCTTCATCAATGCGTAGATGTGCTGAAGCTCAGTTTAAATGGCATTTTCATTTAATTTTCCTTAGTTACAGCGGTTGGTCTTTCACTGAGTGGTGCAACTAGGCTGCACTTTGGGGTAAAAGTAGCTTCTAGCCTTATGCCAAGTGTTCTTCCCCTGAATATGATCCGGATAGGTGACTTTGGAAATTTAGCTTCTAGCCTTTTGCCCATCCTGTCTAGTTTCTACACATCGGCAACTCATGCCAATTAAGGTTCAATTGTTAATACTGTTCTGTTCATAAAGCGCAATGCTGCTTTAGACCAGACTGCGCCAACTAGAGAGCATGAGTAACTGTTCCAAGTGTAATGAGTTGGGGTTGGATAATGTTATGCGCTCAGGTTTACTATTTCTTTTTCACTAGCATGACAGTGACATTCATGTACTGAGATAAGCTTTTCGGGTTTAAGGCTACAAAGCTGACATGACCACTGGGGACTCAGCTAAAAAGAACATTGGAAACAACTGCGGCCATGCATTCCTGGTTTGATATTCGGATAAGCTCCAGATCTCAGAATTAGGGTTCTATATTTACCACTGTGACACTGACACACATGCCACTGGTGATCAACTTGTTTGTTAAAATTTACAATGCTAATAGGCTTAAGTCAAGCAGAGAAAAAGATGTTGCAGTGCATCATTTCTGGTACGGCATTTTCTGGATCTGAAAAATGGCACATACATAAATTTGGTATTAGGTGGGGTGGGTTGCTAATGAGACCCACCAGCCCGCCCTGCAAAATTTGCTTTCGTGGCAGATGTGGCTCAGAGGCAAATCTGATGCGGTCTAAAAAGTTCAACGCCTGCTAAGTCCAGAAACAAGTTGCTGACCTGCAATCACCCACTTCCCTCTCTAGTCTCTAGTCTTGATCTAGCAGGTGCCTCTTCCATCCGTGATATTTTCTACATGCCTCTTTCTGTCGGCCAAACGCTTCCTCTCTTGCCATCCAATCAGCTTGGCTCAGGAAGCCTGGCTTCCTGCCTGCTCCCCTCCATGTTATATGCATGGCTTTCTTATCCAGTTTATGTCCAGGTGAGCTCCTTCATCAATCCGATGGAGATTTGATTGGCAATCCCTTTCCTTGGAGATTTGGTTTGACTATTTTAGCCACCATTGAAATTCAGGCATGCAATTCGTCCATGCAACTATTATTGATGTGGGAAACAGAGAGACGTGCGTCGCCACTCAATGGGGCTGCCAGGATGGAACGGTTGCCTTGGGTCTTTAGCGGTCTTTGTGGACTTAGCCATGAGAGCCACAAACTGTTGCAGCAAACTGCTTGCGGGTTAGCGGCACCCACAATCGCGTTAATCGTTAAGAAAAGTTTGCGGCTAAAGCAAGTGGGTTGCGGCTGTCCACAGCCCGCCCCACCTGCACCTCTTGTTCAAGTGCCCAAGTGTAATGCAATATTCATAGATGATACTGAAATGTCATATTATCTCCATTTAAGCATAGTTGTCCGTTGAGGAATTTAAAAGCTTGCTTATTTTGGTCGTTATGCACCCATGCTATTAATAATGTGCATATGTTTAGTGGTTGAATTATATCATTTGTTAGAGTAAAGAAGGTCCAGCTTTAACTTGGTCTGCTATTTTGACATGGAACTAATTTTGATCCGAAACAATTTACTAGGAGTTGAGAAATTGGCTTTAGTACAACATGTTGTTGCTTTCTCTCACCCACGGTTCTGTTCGTTGGAATAAAATATTTCTGTGAATTTTGACCGATTCATCTTCTGACTGGTTTGGTTCTTCTGTTCAGGTGTTTAACCTCACACGGTACAAAGAGTTAGGTGTTTTCAAATGGTGTTTACCCCAAGAGGTGGTCGTTCATATGTTTCTTTAGGAATACAAAGACTTGCAATGTTCTGCGGTTTCCAAAGACTTGTTGAAAACTACAAAAGAATTTGCTCTCCTGATGCCCGATCTCCCAGCAGGCCATCATAGAGAAACTGGTAGGCTTCCGAGTTCCCACCAATAGAAGTGGCAGCTCAGTTTCTAAAGCATACATCCAGGTCCTCCTGTGTCTACGGACAGTATTGCTCAGTGACGAATCAAGTGGCTGCTTGACAATTTGTATGACTGGATATGAAAGTCTACTGGTTAGTGGGTATTGATAACACATGCAGACACCATCGGTTTCTTTGTTTAGATGTATCTTGCAAATAATACACCTAGCGTTTTCTGTTAATTCATAGCAGAAGAGTTGTGCTCCTTTCCTTTAGTTATATTTTTATAGGAAAGATTCATGTATAGTTGTGCTGTTGTGAGCAGTAAAAAATGTTGCAAAAAACAAATCAGACGTGTGTTACTCGGCCCGCGACCAAAAAGGCCCATCTGCATCCAGACTTCTGAAGCCCACTATGTAACACGAACGAAAAGCTGGCACAAAACACAGAACGCAGAATGTAGGCCCATTAGCTTAAATTTGACAGATGAAAAGTTAGCTTcctgcaaagaaaaaaagaacagagagaAGAACATTATTTGTCGCCGACAAGTACTTTGGATTGGAAAGCCAGAAACGGTCGATGGTTAGAGGACGTATGAATGATTAGATTGGTTGGAGCCAGCAACTGCTCGTAGTCTGCCAGTACGTACCATTTGTTTTGCCGCCGGACGGCGGAACATTGCAAGGATTTCTCCTATCTCCTGTACCGTTTACACTCCCAAACGTTGTGTGTCGAACCCAAGTTTGTGCGAGTGTTGGCTGAGGGCTGACTGAccggatgatgatgatgtctaATCTTTTTCATTTGGATCCATGTCAGCCATCCTCGCCAGCCTGCTACTTGAACCTGCAGATGAAACCGGTGCTTTGACTTGGACAGGAGGAGAGGCTGCCTCTAATGTTGAAGCCAGGCCTGCAACTCACAGCTTTCATGCATAGACCATGACGGTGGACAGTACTGGGCAGGGGTGACGCCACGTTATGTCACCATGGTGCACACTGCACAGGCACCAGGGTGAATCAAAACTTTTGTAATAACTTGACTAATTTTCACCGTATATCTGAAGGAAAAATTTGTATGTTGCTTGAGTTGTGCACCACCTCCATTTTGATACTAGCTTCGCCCCTGGTACTAAGTACTCCTATTAACGCTAGTTTTCGAGTTTGCATCTCGATGAAAGTGATATCCAGCTTTGCAGAAGCGAACAACAACGGCAACGTTATTCCATTACCAGGTGAACATGAGAAAGCAACATCTATCTTCATCACGTGGCAGCCATTGCTGCTGGATGGCTCATCTAGCCGGCGGGTCAAACATTGCAGACTTGTTTTTCTTTGTGTTCAGTTCTGTCTTTTTCTTGCACCATCCATCCAAAGAGACAAAATAAACAAATCATACTGCAGTAGATCAGGTCTGAGCTGGCACGAGAAGCAACATAGGCTACGCGGAAGAGTGCAACGGCCTCTGGTGTATGTCTGAGGAGCAGGTGATGTCGTTGATCCAAAATGGGCGTCAGGAGCAGGCGATTAGCTGCAAACGCAACGTTGCCTGCCCTGCTGATTCAGAATCGAATCCCTAGAGCGGCATCGGTGACGAAGATGAGTGCAGAGCGCAGGGCGGCCTCACCGTTGTGAGAGAGGAAAACGCATTTCGCACATGGCACGCCTCATACCTGTCTGAAGTACGTGGTGTGAGCGAGGCAAACGAGGCAGGAGCATTGGATGGCGCTGTCAGTGACAGACACACATGCGCGGTTGCCACAAAACGTTGGGTTTCTACTCTCGGCTAGCTAGATACGCGCGGGAATAGCAATGGAACAGGAACACCTGGGACCTGGGACGCGGGGAATGTTTGCGCCGGCCGTGATTGGTCGCCGGAGACAAGCAGGGCcgtggttggttttggcttcgTTAGGCGGCGGTCGGGTCGGCCCGGGGCCCCACTCACATGCAGCCCCGAGGAACCAACTCATCGCAATCCTTGTTGTTATTCCCTCCCTGATCATCAATCATCAGCGGCAACAGCAGACACGCGCTACCGTCTGGCTGCTTGCATGGTCATCAATCGACAACATTTCTGGGGTTTTTTTTCTGTTTGGGAGGCGGCGATTAGGAAATAACAAATCCACGTGGACGGGTGTCTAGCGCGGCCAGCACCCAGCAGCTAGACACACAGCCAAAGCCAGAGCCACGAAAATTGCTGATGCGTCAGTATTAAGCTCAGGGGTAGCGGTCTGCGGTCAAGGGACAGGCTGGCTGTGTATGCAAAATGCAAGCGCCTCGGACAGTCGGATTCCCGTGTTTCAAGGCGGGACAGGCTCAGCAATGGGCTCAAGCAACGCGTCGAATTGGTTGTTACCTATAATCACTTAAGTCAAATGGCTGATTAATTTCGGGAATTGTATTTGAGACCGGAAGAGAAATGAACCGGGGAGATGGGAGAGGTGGATTCCCACTACGGAGCGCGTAGACAGGCGAGCGCCGGAGACCAAAACCGGACAGGCGAGTCACCTGATAGATGCCTGCACGTTGCCACGACGGGCCCCTCACCACTCGTCGATCGCTCGCGGCCAGCTTTGTGTTGGGTGGCTTGAGAGAATGACAAGCTCCAGCAAACTAATCCATTCCTTTCCCATGTATCTGCCGGCTTCCCCATGCATTGAACGACTTGTTTGTTGAGTTTCTCAAAATTACATGTTAATGTATGAGATCGTCTATTAGACGATACTAATATTAATATACTTGCTCTTAACAAATTGTACCGATAAAAAAAACTTCaaacaaaagagaaagaaagaaacggCAGTGCAAATTTAAGCGTGAAATGATGCAGCCAACCTGTACAATGACACCATTTTACCTAAGAATGAATGCCCGTGTAACGCGTTTGCAAGACTAAATACTATTGTCACTTGCTGGCACAAAGATTTGCCCTCCATGTGGACCTTGGTTCATCCCAAACGGTGCAAAAGCACTCGCCCAATCAATCATTCGTTCAAATCATCCAACTCGATCCAGTCAGTCCACCCCCTGCAATCCCGGGTGCTCGCTCGTCATGGAAGCCAACTATTCCCGTTCGAACGTTGCCCACCCATCATCACGCGGACACGCAACCACCCAGCTCTCCATCCCAGCCGTCCGTCaccctaccccccccccccccccccccccccccccaaaaaaaagaatattcTATTCCCGCgcgcctcccccgcgccgcgatATCATCCCCCGCCTTCCCCCTCCGGTCTTCCCAATCCACCCCGCCTCAGCACCCAGCGCCACCCCTCTGCCAACGATCTCCCGCGCCACGGCGGCCGATGCGCGCGCCGCAATGACGCCACCGCCCAAGaccctcccgctcctcctcctcttcctcctcatcgcgCCGcacctcctcgcctccgcctcggcggcgTTCGTCAGCCGCGGCCTCAGCGCGTCCGACGCCGCCCGCATCCGGCGCCGCCAGCTCCTCCAGTACAGCTCCGGCGGCGACCATGGCCACGACGACGTGGCCGCCGTCGACCCGTCCTACTCCTTCCCGAACCCGCGCCTCCGCGACGCGTACGTCGCGCTCCAGGCGTGGCGGCGCGCCATCCTCTCCGACCCGCACAACGTGACGGGAACCTGGCACGGGCCCGACGTGTGCGCCTACGCCGGCATCTTCTGCGCGCCGTCCCCCACCGACCCGCACCTCACCGTCGTCGCCTCCGTCGACCTCAACCACGCCGacctcgccggccacctccccgaGGAGCTCGGCCTGCTGACCGACCTCGCCGTGCTTCACCTCAACTCCAACCGCTTCTGCGGCCTCGTGCCCCGATCCTTCGACAAGCTCTGCGCGCTCCACGAGCTCGACCTCAGCAACAACCGCCTCGTGGGGCCGTTCCCCGACGTCGTGCTCCGGATGCCGGGGCTCAGGTATCTCGACCTCCGCTACAACGACTTCGAGGGCCCCGTGCCGCCAGAGCTCTTCGACCGCCAGCTCGACGCCATCTTCCTCAACTCCAACCGATTCCGCTTCCGGATCCCCGACAACGTCGGTAACTCGCCGGCGTCCGTGCTCGTGCTCGCCAACAACGACTTCGGCGGGTGCCTGCCGGCGTCCGTCGCCAACATGTCCGGCACGCTCGACCAGATCATCCTCATGAACACCGGGCTCAAGTCATGCATCCCGCCGGAGATCGGCGCGCTCAAGGGGCTCACCGTGCTCGACCTCAGCTTCAACAAGCTCATGGGCGCCAtccccggcgagctcgccgggcTCCGGAGCGTCGAGCAGCTCGACCTCGGCCACAACCGCCTCGTCGGGGACGTGCCGGAGGGGATCTgccacctgccgcgcctccagAACTTCACCTACTCGTACAACTTCATCACCGGCGAGCCGCCCGTCTGCCGGCACGTCGATCACGTCGTCGACCGCCGGAACTGCATCCCCGACCGCCCCGACCAGAGGTCGCCGGAGCAATGCAGCTTCTTCAAGAACCACCACGTCAACTGCGACGCGTTCAGGTGCAAGAAGTTCGTGCCACcgtcgccacctccgccgccgccgtctcctcctccaccgtcgcctccgccgccatcacCATCGCCTCCCCCGCCATCGCCTCCTCCACCATCTCCCCCGCCACCTTCCccttctccaccaccaccttcacctcctccgccgtctcctccacctccatcaccatcacctcctcctccttctcccccgCCACCATCCCCTCCACCACCATCGCCATCACCGCCACCTCCTTCCCCTCCACCGCCATCTCCAGTCTACTActcctcaccgccgccaccctacTACGAGGTGTCACCGGAGGACCGGTACctctcgccaccgccgcctccagcctACACCGAGGTCCCACCGCCGCCATACTACGAGGTATCACCGGAGGACCGCTACCTCTCGCCACCACCTCCAGCCCACCACgagtcgccaccaccgccacctccagtCCACCAcgatccgccaccgccgccctacTACGAGGTGTCGCCGGAGGACCGGTacctctcgccgccgccaccaccggccagcGTCCCCAAGTACGACTactcgtcgccgccaccgccttcctCCCCGCCGTACTCGGAGGTGTCGCCCGAGGAGCGGTACCCGtcacccccgccgccaccacgggaGCTGCCCAAGCTGCCGGTGTACGACTACtcgtccccgcccccgccggcggccgggtggACGCCGTGAAAAACTTGATTCTTTCCGGGAATTCTTTTTTCCGTATCTTGTGATCGGTCATACAGTACATTGTTAATTATTCGTTGTGGTAAAAAGGAAGTGTCGCTGAATGATTAATCTTTCGTTTCCATTTCCTTGATTTTTCGATTGATTTTGTATACGTTCCTTttattcttccttttcttttcttcttctgctgatTGATTTGGTTCCGCTACAAATTCTCCGTTGTGAATGAATGGCTATAATATAGAGAAGATCGAGGACTCAAAAGAGTGACGGCAGGGTTGTAATCTGTACACAGTTGGATTAAGCTATATTTATACATATAGGCTTCGGAAATTGTCATCCCATCTTCCAAATTATTTGCCCCTAATAACTGGCATTTTCAGTACCTTGGAAATTTGATCATGCAAATGAATCTGCAGAAACATGATGTGCGAACAGCGAGTCGGTCGGTTCCAACAAAGTGCTGCAAAAATTGGTTTGAACACGGCAGAATCTTGAGGCAGGCAATCTGAGAAAAAAGTTGCAGTCCTAGACTCCTAGTAGTAGctggagggaaaaaaaagaagaagtcaGCTGGAGACCCAATTTTGCAGGGTGTTAGACGAAGTCATGGCGAGTTGGCAACATTCATCTGCCGCAGCGCAGAGCTGCATTGGGATGTGTGGGGAAGGTTGACATCCTAGCCAAGCCCCCGGAGGATTCACAATCACACGCAGGCGGCAGGCAGGATGGCCTGGAAACTCGCACTGTCCGGGCATCTCGCTGCGAGCTGGATGGAATTGGAATTCTTTCCACGGCCAGCTCAAGATCAAATCAAATggacctttttttaaaaaagaaaattttcacCTGCTCAGCGTGTGATGTACCTACCTACTTTATATACTTGTGTCTCCGATATAAACCTCTGTATTGATTAAAGATTTAGTTACGATATACTGTGTAATTAAATATAGCCGTCGCCCTTTGACTTAACCCACGTCTTGCGCCGGAGTACATGGTGGCACGAACACCGACGTGCATAgaaccacctcctgcagctcgctgcagcagcagctgcaggtaCTTGGATGGCTCCCGACGACAAATCCAGCTTCCTTGGCTACCCTAGCCTGGTTTGTGCAACTGAATCAAGAAAATTCGGCAGGCAGGATTGGGCACGGAACGCACACAAATGACAAATTGTGATGGATTATTAGGTGATTGATGATTCGGTGATCGGTCAGGGCGAGCAGGTGGTAGGAGTACCGACTGACAAGCGCCGGCTCCGCATGTGCAGGGTTCGGTCCGCCTGGTTTTCTATGCTGCGATTCGCTCTGACTTCATGCGCACGCGGCGCGATCCTCGGGTTCATGCCTTGTTGCCTTCCTTTCCTCTGGCTCGGTGGCCGTCAGCAGCCTCGCCCTTTCCGGTGGATGGGCCGGAAAACGAAGGAAGGGGTTGGTGTTTTACATGTGCGTCGTCGATATATACAAGTTTGCGTGGCCGTACTGTTACTCACAGTTTATTTGGAGTAAGGATTAATGTCCATGTACCCATGTGA encodes the following:
- the LOC117857924 gene encoding leucine-rich repeat extensin-like protein 4; this translates as MTPPPKTLPLLLLFLLIAPHLLASASAAFVSRGLSASDAARIRRRQLLQYSSGGDHGHDDVAAVDPSYSFPNPRLRDAYVALQAWRRAILSDPHNVTGTWHGPDVCAYAGIFCAPSPTDPHLTVVASVDLNHADLAGHLPEELGLLTDLAVLHLNSNRFCGLVPRSFDKLCALHELDLSNNRLVGPFPDVVLRMPGLRYLDLRYNDFEGPVPPELFDRQLDAIFLNSNRFRFRIPDNVGNSPASVLVLANNDFGGCLPASVANMSGTLDQIILMNTGLKSCIPPEIGALKGLTVLDLSFNKLMGAIPGELAGLRSVEQLDLGHNRLVGDVPEGICHLPRLQNFTYSYNFITGEPPVCRHVDHVVDRRNCIPDRPDQRSPEQCSFFKNHHVNCDAFRCKKFVPPSPPPPPPSPPPPSPPPPSPSPPPPSPPPPSPPPPSPSPPPPSPPPPSPPPPSPSPPPPSPPPPSPPPPSPSPPPPSPPPPSPVYYSSPPPPYYEVSPEDRYLSPPPPPAYTEVPPPPYYEVSPEDRYLSPPPPAHHESPPPPPPVHHDPPPPPYYEVSPEDRYLSPPPPPASVPKYDYSSPPPPSSPPYSEVSPEERYPSPPPPPRELPKLPVYDYSSPPPPAAGWTP